In Dermacentor variabilis isolate Ectoservices chromosome 11, ASM5094787v1, whole genome shotgun sequence, one genomic interval encodes:
- the LOC142564477 gene encoding abscission/NoCut checkpoint regulator isoform X2, whose translation MSCTGCSSKFGLLTREHSCPNCQFSYCAKCLKSSVLVPKLGKQHKVCRTCFETLSRTTASKTEEREAPAALQKRMDALNKQQQQADNSASRGGGSALQIEEIESRLKKLRQDSKGVIPIHADIEERLAKLKEVDVSYYRQAPITVYATDAEKASSLFAEVMHKVAIDRRRAQVIKATTDEMEQRLERLRGLSRDSMDSNLQDTKDNTSSDAAGGPLATTAPTELHQSTQGATDGKEDQPIDEVARLIGEELKAAAESAKKGLEELQKDKELMRELGQIKAKKTGKKKAEDGGSDSDDSTEADAVVAEEAEELPWCVICNEDATLRCHGCSNDLYCRRCYKEFHDSEPHETTLLKK comes from the exons ATGTCATGTACTGGGTGTAGTTCAAAGTTCGGACTCCTCACGAGAGAG CACTCCTGTCCCAACTGCCAATTCTCGTACTGCGCCAAATGCCTAAAATCGTCTGTGCTCGTACCGAAGTTGGGAAAGCAGCACAAAGTTTGCAGGACGTGCTTTGAGACTCTCAGCAG GACCACTGCTAGTAAAACAGAGGAAAGAGAAGCGCCTGCTGCTCTGCAAAA GCGAATGGACGCactgaacaagcagcagcagcaagccgaCAACTCCGCTTCTCGCGGAGGTGGTTCCGCTCTACAGATAGAGGAGATTGAGAGCCGGCTAAAGAAGCTGCGTCAGGACAGCAAAG GTGTCATTCCAATTCACGCCGACATCGAGGAAAGACTCGCAAAGCTCAAAGAAGTCGATGTTTCCTACTATCGTCAGGCCCCAATCACA GTGTATGCAACagacgcagagaaagcaagcAGCCTCTTCGCTGAAGTGATGCACAAGGTGGCCATCGACAGGCGTAGGGCCCAGGTTATAAAGGCAACCACCGATGAAATGGAACAGCGTCTCGAACGCCTGCGTGGACTTAGCAGAGATTCCATGGATTCAAACCTTCAG GACACAAAAGACAACACTTCGTCAGATGCTGCTGGTGGTCCCCTTGCCACAACAGCGCCAACAGAGCTTCACCAGTCCACACAGGGAGCGACTGATGGAAAAGAGGACCAGCCCATAGACGAAGTGGCACGCCTGATTGGCGAAGAGCTTAAAGCGGCAGCGGAGTCAGCGAAAAAAGGTCTAGAAGAACTCCAGAAGGACAAAGAACTCATGAGGGAGCTCGGGCAGATCAAGGCCAAGAAAACGG GTAAAAAAAAGGCGGAAGATGGCGGATCCGATTCAGACGACAGCACGGAGGCGGATGCTGTTGTGGCCGAG GAAGCTGAGGAACTTCCCTGGTGCGTAATCTGCAACGAAGACGCCACCCTACGCTGCCATGGCTGCTCTAATGACCTTTACTGCCGCCGCTGCTACAA ggaaTTCCACGACTCTGAGCCGCATGAAACAACACTGCTGAAAAAATAG
- the LOC142564477 gene encoding abscission/NoCut checkpoint regulator isoform X1, with translation MSCTGCSSKFGLLTREHSCPNCQFSYCAKCLKSSVLVPKLGKQHKVCRTCFETLSRTTASKTEEREAPAALQKRMDALNKQQQQADNSASRGGGSALQIEEIESRLKKLRQDSKGVIPIHADIEERLAKLKEVDVSYYRQAPITVYATDAEKASSLFAEVMHKVAIDRRRAQVIKATTDEMEQRLERLRGLSRDSMDSNLQDTKDNTSSDAAGGPLATTAPTELHQSTQGATDGKEDQPIDEVARLIGEELKAAAESAKKGLEELQKDKELMRELGQIKAKKTGKKKAEDGGSDSDDSTEADAVVAEVLEQAKLEELEELQELGLDQGGEEAEELPWCVICNEDATLRCHGCSNDLYCRRCYKEFHDSEPHETTLLKK, from the exons ATGTCATGTACTGGGTGTAGTTCAAAGTTCGGACTCCTCACGAGAGAG CACTCCTGTCCCAACTGCCAATTCTCGTACTGCGCCAAATGCCTAAAATCGTCTGTGCTCGTACCGAAGTTGGGAAAGCAGCACAAAGTTTGCAGGACGTGCTTTGAGACTCTCAGCAG GACCACTGCTAGTAAAACAGAGGAAAGAGAAGCGCCTGCTGCTCTGCAAAA GCGAATGGACGCactgaacaagcagcagcagcaagccgaCAACTCCGCTTCTCGCGGAGGTGGTTCCGCTCTACAGATAGAGGAGATTGAGAGCCGGCTAAAGAAGCTGCGTCAGGACAGCAAAG GTGTCATTCCAATTCACGCCGACATCGAGGAAAGACTCGCAAAGCTCAAAGAAGTCGATGTTTCCTACTATCGTCAGGCCCCAATCACA GTGTATGCAACagacgcagagaaagcaagcAGCCTCTTCGCTGAAGTGATGCACAAGGTGGCCATCGACAGGCGTAGGGCCCAGGTTATAAAGGCAACCACCGATGAAATGGAACAGCGTCTCGAACGCCTGCGTGGACTTAGCAGAGATTCCATGGATTCAAACCTTCAG GACACAAAAGACAACACTTCGTCAGATGCTGCTGGTGGTCCCCTTGCCACAACAGCGCCAACAGAGCTTCACCAGTCCACACAGGGAGCGACTGATGGAAAAGAGGACCAGCCCATAGACGAAGTGGCACGCCTGATTGGCGAAGAGCTTAAAGCGGCAGCGGAGTCAGCGAAAAAAGGTCTAGAAGAACTCCAGAAGGACAAAGAACTCATGAGGGAGCTCGGGCAGATCAAGGCCAAGAAAACGG GTAAAAAAAAGGCGGAAGATGGCGGATCCGATTCAGACGACAGCACGGAGGCGGATGCTGTTGTGGCCGAG GTTCTTGAACAAGCAAAACTCGAGGAACTCGAAGAGTTGCAAGAGCTGGGCTTAGACCAAGGCGGTGAG GAAGCTGAGGAACTTCCCTGGTGCGTAATCTGCAACGAAGACGCCACCCTACGCTGCCATGGCTGCTCTAATGACCTTTACTGCCGCCGCTGCTACAA ggaaTTCCACGACTCTGAGCCGCATGAAACAACACTGCTGAAAAAATAG